The following are from one region of the candidate division WWE3 bacterium genome:
- a CDS encoding GIY-YIG nuclease family protein produces MYYVYILKMANGLYYHGYTNDLKRRIQQHEHGETITTSKYLPIKLVCYLAFTSENKAKEFEEYLKGGSGYAFRNRHLL; encoded by the coding sequence ATGTATTACGTTTATATTCTAAAAATGGCCAACGGATTGTATTACCATGGTTATACCAACGACCTAAAACGAAGAATTCAGCAACACGAACATGGAGAAACTATTACTACTTCAAAATATTTACCAATTAAATTAGTTTGTTATCTTGCATTTACTAGCGAGAATAAAGCCAAAGAATTTGAGGAATATCTCAAAGGTGGATCTGGTTATGCTTTTAGAAACAGGCATCTACTATAA
- a CDS encoding ribonuclease H-like domain-containing protein, with amino-acid sequence MPSDYQYLVKSHKELITKTGKKCLKLSLLSRTEKVEGVIWEENFGNCDFSDGAIIEVTGNKSTYFGSPTINIEQTKIINGDIATFQPQIATMVFDIETFGASFDSLTAHQQEYLINNLTKGEEDLEKAKQKTGLFYLFSQVVAIGMFNPDTNSGQVLAIADTELKPEKTNYKYQSCANEKELLEKFWELSINYKRFVGFNSKEFDLPFLKMRSAINRVKVSNDLKSERGNFIDLQDELKQGRAYKLEFICEAFGIENPKEAGVSGLAVQGLFKNKQYQTIADYVARDAYSTAELYKIWLKYMSFD; translated from the coding sequence ATGCCCAGTGATTATCAGTATTTAGTAAAAAGCCATAAAGAATTAATAACTAAAACCGGCAAAAAATGCCTTAAACTAAGCTTGCTAAGTAGAACAGAAAAAGTAGAAGGGGTTATTTGGGAAGAAAATTTTGGCAACTGTGATTTTTCCGACGGTGCCATCATTGAAGTTACCGGTAATAAGAGCACTTACTTCGGCTCACCAACTATCAATATTGAACAGACTAAAATAATCAACGGTGATATAGCCACATTTCAACCACAAATTGCGACCATGGTTTTTGATATCGAAACTTTTGGGGCTAGTTTTGATAGTCTTACAGCACATCAACAAGAGTATTTAATAAACAATTTAACCAAAGGTGAAGAAGATCTAGAGAAAGCTAAACAAAAAACCGGGCTGTTTTACTTGTTCAGCCAGGTGGTAGCAATTGGGATGTTTAACCCCGACACTAATTCAGGTCAAGTTTTGGCAATTGCAGATACTGAGTTAAAACCAGAAAAAACTAATTATAAATATCAAAGCTGCGCCAACGAAAAGGAGCTGCTAGAAAAATTCTGGGAATTAAGCATTAATTACAAAAGATTCGTTGGTTTTAATAGTAAAGAATTTGATTTGCCGTTTTTAAAGATGCGTTCCGCGATTAACCGAGTAAAAGTTAGCAACGATTTAAAGTCAGAACGCGGCAATTTTATCGATCTTCAAGACGAACTAAAACAAGGCCGAGCTTATAAATTGGAGTTTATTTGCGAAGCTTTTGGGATAGAAAATCCCAAGGAAGCTGGGGTATCAGGGTTAGCCGTGCAAGGTTTATTTAAAAATAAACAGTACCAAACAATTGCCGATTATGTGGCGCGTGACGCCTACTCTACCGCTGAACTATACAAAATCTGGCTTAAATACATGAGTTTTGATTAG
- a CDS encoding C39 family peptidase: MQQLKVPIYTQEKANTCGLAALRMILGYFGDNVSETELNKNIKLHSFGTFTTEIGLIPIKRGYRVTIEIFHLGIFGPLALPFRTVITSNIISNIKPNPRDKWTYESIKSFLKAGGLMIYNPPTIQIIENILKSKKPMLVNINTATLGKYKNVWSNGHFVVIQGFDSKNFTVLDPGRFVQKQSYEIDKNELVLASTINCAWSSGYLMSFSK, translated from the coding sequence ATGCAGCAATTAAAAGTTCCAATTTATACCCAAGAAAAAGCTAATACCTGCGGCCTGGCGGCTTTACGAATGATTTTGGGGTATTTTGGGGATAATGTTAGTGAGACCGAGCTAAACAAAAACATAAAACTTCACAGCTTTGGCACTTTTACTACCGAAATTGGATTGATTCCTATTAAAAGAGGGTACCGTGTTACTATCGAAATCTTTCACTTAGGTATATTCGGTCCTCTAGCATTACCTTTCAGAACAGTAATTACGTCGAACATAATTAGTAATATTAAACCAAACCCTAGAGACAAGTGGACATACGAAAGTATTAAATCGTTTTTAAAAGCAGGTGGTTTAATGATTTACAATCCGCCAACCATCCAAATAATTGAAAACATATTAAAGTCTAAAAAACCGATGTTAGTAAATATTAATACCGCGACTTTAGGAAAGTATAAAAATGTTTGGTCTAATGGGCATTTTGTTGTAATCCAAGGCTTTGACTCAAAAAATTTTACTGTCTTAGATCCTGGCAGATTTGTGCAAAAACAAAGTTACGAAATAGACAAAAATGAATTAGTACTCGCTTCCACCATAAACTGTGCTTGGTCGAGTGGGTACTTAATGTCTTTTTCGAAGTAG